A single genomic interval of Zingiber officinale cultivar Zhangliang chromosome 4A, Zo_v1.1, whole genome shotgun sequence harbors:
- the LOC121969268 gene encoding MADS-box transcription factor 2-like: MGRGKIEIKRIENSTNRQVTFSKRRNGIIKKAREISILCESQVSVAIFSSSGKMSEFCSPSTTLPKILERYQTNSGEKLWDAKHESLSVEIERVKKENDNMQIELRHLKGEDLNSLYPKELIPIEEALQIGLTSVREKQMEIWKMHKKNEKFLEEENKQLTYMLHHHQLTMDGSVRELELGYKDREFAPQMTMAFRVQPIQPNLHESK, encoded by the exons ATGGGGCGCGGGAAGATCGAGATAAAGCGGATCGAGAATTCCACCAACCGGCAGGTGACCTTCTCCAAGCGCCGCAATGGGATCATTAAGAAGGCGAGAGAAATCAGCATCCTCTGCGAATCGCAGGTCTCCGTCGCCATATTCTCCAGCTCCGGGAAGATGTCCGAGTTCTGCAGTCCCTCCACCAC GTTGCCGAAGATTCTGGAGAGGTACCAGACGAACTCCGGCGAAAAGCTCTGGGATGCCAAGCATGAG AGTCTGAGTGTTGAAATTGAGCGAGTTAAGAAAGAAAACGACAACATGCAGATTGAACTAAG GCATCTTAAGGGTGAGGATCTCAACTCCCTTTACCCAAAGGAATTGATTCCTATTGAGGAGGCACTCCAGATTGGGCTCACCAGCGTAAGGGAAAAGCAA ATGGAGATCTGGAAGATGCACAAGAAGAAT GAAAAATTTCTAGAGGAGGAAAACAAGCAACTGACTTATATGCTG CACCATCATCAATTGACAATGGATGGAAGCGTTCGCGAGCTAGAGCTTGGATACAAAGATAGGGAGTTTGCGCCACAAATGACTATGGCCTTCCGCGTTCAACCGATCCAACCTAACTTGCACGAAAGCAAATGA
- the LOC121969267 gene encoding protein DMP3-like — translation MSLQTKFRKSKEKKGEDQIQEQPPPLQPPPPVAPPSSSSSQQAISQALATTAHLANLLPTGTLLAFQLLVPVFTNNGACDAVTVLLTRGLLLLLAASCFLASFTDSFRATDGQLYYGFATRRGMWLFNYVDEGGAGTLPDLTKYRRRTRDWVHAALSVLVFAVVALRDRNVVSCFYPRPSREVQEALDIVPLGVGVLCSLLFVVFPTSRHGIGYPITSGN, via the coding sequence ATGTCCCTTCAAACCAAGTTTAGgaaatccaaagaaaagaaaggcGAAGACCAAATccaggagcaaccaccaccgctccAGCCGCCGCCGCCGGTTGCTCCGCCATCTTCCTCGTCGTCCCAGCAAGCCATATCTCAAGCGCTAGCGACCACCGCCCACCTGGCCAACCTCCTGCCCACCGGCACTCTGCTCGCCTTCCAGCTCCTCGTGCCGGTCTTCACCAACAACGGCGCCTGCGATGCCGTCACCGTCCTCCTGACGCGCGGGCTGCTGCTGCTCCTCGCCGCCTCCTGCTTCCTCGCCAGCTTCACCGACAGCTTTCGGGCGACCGACGGCCAGCTCTACTATGGCTTCGCGACGCGCCGTGGTATGTGGCTCTTCAACTACGTGGACGAGGGCGGCGCGGGGACTCTGCCGGACTTGACCAAGTACAGGCGGCGGACCAGGGACTGGGTGCACGCGGCGCTGTCTGTGCTGGTGTTCGCGGTGGTGGCGCTGCGGGACCGGAACGTCGTCAGTTGCTTCTACCCGCGGCCGAGCAGGGAGGTTCAGGAGGCGTTGGACATAGTGCCGCTGGGCGTCGGCGTGCTTTGCAGCTTGCTCTTCGTGGTGTTTCCGACGAGTAGGCACGGCATCGGTTACCCTATCACCTCCGGCAACTGA